In Thermospira aquatica, the following proteins share a genomic window:
- a CDS encoding integrase catalytic domain-containing protein produces the protein MCGKRLKPILNEVLDNLLANGHLHGSPQAIENLRHISASSIDRLLKHERKKLEIKGRKGTKPGTLLKQQIAIRTWAEWDENCPGFMEIDLVAHEGGNSRGDFAQTLNMVDVWSGWTELVAIKNKASKWVREAIEKVQRRLPFDLRGIDSDTGAEFINHPLRDWCEKHQIKFTRGRSSRSNDNCYVEQKNYSIVRQNVGYFRYDTEEEVYYLNRLYAYLRLYANFFQPVMKMTEKKRIGSKVQKKHDDIKTPYQRLLESSYVSEAQKERLTRLYKALDLFHLRQKITACQRKLFSLQKKKNVKNKNLEETVWNF, from the coding sequence ATGTGTGGCAAACGTTTAAAGCCAATTTTAAATGAAGTTTTAGATAATCTCTTAGCAAACGGACATCTCCACGGTTCTCCACAGGCTATAGAAAACTTGCGCCATATAAGTGCTTCAAGTATTGACCGACTTTTGAAACATGAGCGTAAAAAGCTTGAGATAAAAGGACGAAAAGGCACAAAACCTGGAACGCTATTAAAGCAACAAATAGCTATACGCACGTGGGCAGAGTGGGATGAAAATTGCCCTGGGTTCATGGAGATTGATCTGGTAGCCCATGAGGGAGGAAATAGCCGGGGAGACTTTGCTCAAACATTAAATATGGTGGATGTTTGGAGCGGTTGGACAGAGCTTGTGGCAATCAAAAACAAAGCTTCAAAATGGGTAAGAGAAGCCATAGAAAAAGTCCAAAGAAGACTTCCTTTTGATTTACGGGGAATTGATTCTGATACCGGTGCTGAATTTATTAATCATCCTCTACGCGATTGGTGTGAGAAGCACCAGATAAAATTTACAAGGGGGAGAAGCTCCCGTTCCAATGATAACTGCTACGTTGAGCAGAAAAACTATTCCATAGTCCGCCAGAATGTTGGATACTTCCGCTACGATACCGAGGAAGAAGTCTACTACTTGAACCGACTCTATGCGTATCTCAGGCTTTATGCCAACTTTTTTCAACCGGTTATGAAAATGACAGAGAAAAAGAGAATCGGAAGCAAGGTGCAAAAGAAGCATGATGATATTAAAACTCCCTACCAGCGGCTTTTAGAAAGCTCTTATGTAAGTGAGGCACAAAAGGAACGCCTAACAAGGCTTTATAAGGCTCTCGATTTGTTTCACCTAAGACAAAAAATTACAGCTTGCCAGAGAAAACTTTTCAGCCTTCAAAAGAAAAAGAATGTAAAAAACAAAAATTTGGAGGAAACTGTATGGAATTTTTGA
- a CDS encoding integrase catalytic domain-containing protein has product MYRETAKQYQKASKKEKKEILDYFVRITGLKNRNYAARLLRQHGKTIYVGKKNYLKADIAKKGKRPGRKKKFGEEELKLLKKVWEIENYMCGKRLKPILNEVLDNLLANGHLHGSPQAIENLRHISASSIDRLLKHERKKLEIKGRKGTKPGTLLKQQIAIRTWAEWDENCPGFMEIDLVAHEGGNSRGDFAQTLNMVDVWSGWTELVAIKNKASKWVREAIEKVQRRLPFDLRGIDSDTGAEFINHPLRDWCEKHQIKFTRGRSSRSNDNCYVEQKNYSIVRQNVGYFRYDTDEEVYFLNQLYAYLRLYANFFQPVMKMTEKKRIGSKVQKKHDDIKTPYQRLLESSYVSEAQKERLTRLYKALDLFHLRQKITACQRKLFSLQKKKNVKNKNLEETVWNFEYFL; this is encoded by the coding sequence ATTTACAGGGAAACGGCAAAACAATATCAAAAAGCCAGCAAAAAGGAGAAAAAGGAGATACTGGATTATTTTGTGAGGATAACAGGTTTAAAAAACCGAAACTATGCCGCCAGGCTCTTGAGGCAGCACGGAAAAACCATCTATGTAGGCAAGAAAAATTACCTTAAAGCCGACATAGCCAAAAAGGGCAAAAGACCTGGCAGAAAGAAAAAATTCGGCGAAGAGGAACTAAAACTTCTAAAAAAGGTCTGGGAAATTGAAAACTACATGTGTGGCAAACGTTTAAAGCCGATTCTCAATGAAGTTTTAGATAATCTCTTAGCAAACGGACATCTCCACGGTTCTCCACAGGCTATAGAAAACTTGCGCCATATAAGTGCTTCAAGTATTGACCGACTTTTGAAACATGAGCGTAAAAAGCTTGAGATAAAAGGACGAAAAGGCACAAAACCTGGAACGCTATTAAAGCAACAAATAGCTATACGCACGTGGGCAGAGTGGGATGAAAATTGCCCTGGGTTCATGGAGATTGATCTGGTAGCCCATGAGGGAGGAAATAGCCGGGGAGATTTTGCTCAAACATTAAATATGGTGGATGTTTGGAGCGGTTGGACAGAACTTGTGGCAATCAAAAACAAAGCTTCAAAATGGGTAAGAGAAGCCATAGAAAAAGTCCAAAGAAGACTTCCTTTTGATTTACGGGGAATTGATTCTGATACCGGTGCTGAATTTATTAATCATCCTCTGCGTGATTGGTGTGAGAAGCACCAGATAAAATTTACAAGGGGGAGAAGCTCCCGTTCCAATGATAACTGCTACGTTGAGCAGAAAAACTATTCCATAGTCCGCCAGAATGTTGGATACTTCCGCTACGATACCGACGAAGAAGTATACTTCTTGAACCAACTCTATGCGTATCTCAGGCTTTATGCCAACTTTTTTCAACCGGTTATGAAAATGACAGAGAAAAAGAGAATCGGAAGCAAGGTGCAAAAGAAGCATGATGATATTAAAACTCCCTACCAGCGGCTTTTAGAAAGCTCTTATGTAAGTGAGGCACAAAAGGAACGCCTAACAAGGCTTTATAAGGCTCTCGATTTGTTTCACCTAAGACAAAAAATTACAGCTTGCCAGAGAAAACTTTTCAGCCTTCAAAAGAAAAAGAATGTAAAAAACAAAAATTTGGAGGAAACTGTATGGAATTTTGAGTACTTTTTATGA